A DNA window from Alkalibacter saccharofermentans DSM 14828 contains the following coding sequences:
- a CDS encoding glycoside hydrolase family 3 protein translates to MVDLKAKPYNLKDEDIKWVNETIASMTDEEKIGQLFVNMGSSRDEDYLKEMVTKYHIGAVRYNPGKAEEVYEQNRVLQENSKIPLLIAANTESGGNGACTDGTYVGVEVKIAATNDSKYAYELGRVSGVEAAAIGCNWSFAPIVDINRNWRNPIISSRTFCDDPDKTLELALEYMKGIRESGIAPAAKHFPGDGIDERDQHLSFSVNSLSTEEWDETFGKVYSGLFEAGIPSIMAGHISLPSYVRHFNPDATLQEAMMPATLSKYILIDLLRGKMGFNGLVVTDASHMVALTGSMRRKDMVPAAIAAGNDLFLFFNDPDEDFRWMMEGYKNGVITEERLNEALTRILGTKATLGLHKKDKKEILPPKEQAMARIGLEENKKPAIEVADKAITLVKNNQEIFPISAENHKRVLLVDVKGTEGGFGKLIGSSGPSALEIMKGILEEEGFEVTVWESPTEKIMKLPEEEMKKAIGKVYAQKRPISDLTDNYDLVINIASVNPNTDQRIQWPASKGTPDIPFYVNELPTIFISVQCPFHLADVPQVKTYINAYDNKDYTIKALVDKMMGRSEFMGVSPVDAFCGFEDTRF, encoded by the coding sequence ATGGTAGATTTAAAGGCAAAACCGTACAACTTAAAGGACGAGGACATAAAATGGGTAAATGAGACAATTGCGTCCATGACTGATGAAGAAAAGATAGGGCAGCTATTTGTTAACATGGGCTCCAGCAGAGATGAAGATTACCTTAAGGAAATGGTAACTAAATATCACATAGGAGCAGTTAGATACAACCCCGGCAAAGCTGAAGAAGTATACGAACAGAATAGGGTACTGCAGGAGAACAGCAAGATTCCTCTGCTCATCGCTGCAAATACAGAGTCTGGAGGCAACGGAGCATGCACAGACGGAACATACGTTGGAGTAGAGGTGAAGATCGCAGCCACAAACGATTCTAAATACGCTTACGAGCTGGGAAGAGTCTCGGGAGTGGAAGCGGCGGCAATTGGCTGCAACTGGAGCTTTGCCCCAATCGTTGATATCAACCGAAACTGGAGAAATCCGATTATTTCATCCAGGACGTTTTGCGATGACCCAGATAAGACATTAGAGCTTGCTCTTGAATACATGAAGGGAATAAGAGAAAGTGGAATCGCCCCAGCTGCAAAGCATTTCCCTGGCGACGGAATAGACGAAAGGGATCAGCACCTCTCCTTTAGCGTAAATTCCCTTTCAACAGAAGAGTGGGACGAGACTTTCGGCAAAGTATATTCAGGGCTCTTTGAAGCGGGGATACCTTCCATAATGGCAGGGCATATCTCCCTTCCAAGCTACGTAAGGCACTTCAATCCGGATGCTACCTTGCAGGAAGCTATGATGCCTGCAACTTTAAGCAAGTACATACTGATAGACTTGTTAAGAGGCAAGATGGGCTTTAACGGCCTTGTAGTTACAGATGCCAGCCACATGGTCGCCCTTACCGGATCCATGAGGAGAAAAGACATGGTGCCGGCTGCAATAGCTGCAGGAAATGATCTATTCTTATTCTTTAACGATCCGGACGAAGATTTCAGATGGATGATGGAAGGGTATAAAAACGGAGTCATAACTGAAGAGAGGCTAAACGAAGCATTGACAAGGATACTTGGCACAAAGGCGACACTTGGGCTTCACAAAAAAGACAAGAAAGAAATCTTGCCTCCAAAAGAACAAGCCATGGCAAGGATAGGACTTGAAGAAAACAAAAAGCCGGCCATAGAGGTGGCTGACAAGGCGATAACTCTGGTTAAAAACAATCAGGAGATATTCCCGATTTCTGCAGAAAACCATAAAAGAGTGCTCCTTGTAGATGTCAAAGGCACCGAAGGAGGATTTGGAAAGCTCATCGGTTCAAGCGGTCCCAGCGCCTTAGAGATAATGAAGGGCATCCTTGAAGAGGAAGGTTTTGAAGTGACTGTTTGGGAATCCCCCACGGAAAAGATAATGAAGCTTCCGGAAGAAGAGATGAAAAAGGCGATTGGGAAGGTTTATGCTCAAAAGAGACCTATATCAGACCTTACCGACAACTATGACCTTGTAATAAACATAGCAAGCGTAAACCCAAATACCGATCAAAGGATCCAATGGCCTGCAAGCAAGGGGACCCCGGACATACCTTTTTATGTCAACGAGCTTCCAACTATATTTATATCGGTGCAGTGTCCGTTCCACCTGGCAGATGTTCCACAGGTTAAGACTTATATAAACGCCTATGACAACAAGGATTATACTATCAAAGCCCTTGT
- a CDS encoding glycoside hydrolase family 2 protein has product MRRKIQMNDGWEFVREGQKPVKVSIPHTWNAIDGANGFDYYKGECIYKKDFFIEKSDEANSVFLEFEGSNSVTDVYVNGRHLGQHRGGYSTFRFDVTKTLKFGEMNDLEVRVDNTVFDDVYPQMADFTFYGGLYRDVNLVITNPIHFDLMDYGSQGIYIIQKNVTDEVAELEVRTRISNDSDEDKKVRIWIDINDADGQKVIYGAKEVILSPKETKTESLDIKIEKPKLWDGKKDAHMYKGVCSLTAYNDTIDSLEIPFGTRYFHVDAEKGFFLNGKHLPLNGVSRHQDRKDMGWAITSKEQDEDMALIKEVGATSIRLAHYQHNQYFYDLCDREGMIVWAEIPFISIMSKTETEGINPKLQLKELIRQNFNHPSIMFWGVQNEIQIGGDRPEVRKVVKELNEIAKAEDPTRLTTMANVMFVEDEDEYNFITDTVGYNKYYGWYTGKTEDFGPWIDEFHKKNPGVKLGISEYGSEGIIQYHNDDPKVKDYSEEYHALYHETVWKIFKDRPFLWSTYVWNMFDFGANIRDEGGVKGRNNKGLVTYDRKIKKDAFYLYKAYWSEEKFVHIAGKRYVDRPGRKMDVKVYSNCDKVSLAFNGVEISFDEKDEKIFIFKNIELKDGYNIIKAVAVEGENKYTDTGVFNRVDSINESYQAPEQSGGVVANWFETPNLDDVEIEDIEISDAFYSTNCSFGELFENPETKKIMDRFFPGFEDHPMFGMAQGMKIDQIAEMAPEKFDDKLLYSLNKELIKIKK; this is encoded by the coding sequence ATGCGTAGAAAAATTCAAATGAATGATGGTTGGGAGTTTGTTAGAGAAGGACAAAAGCCTGTTAAAGTATCGATTCCTCATACGTGGAATGCAATAGACGGAGCAAATGGCTTTGATTACTACAAGGGTGAATGTATATACAAAAAAGATTTTTTTATTGAAAAGTCAGATGAAGCCAACAGCGTTTTTCTTGAATTTGAAGGATCTAACAGCGTAACGGATGTGTATGTCAACGGAAGGCATTTGGGACAGCATAGAGGAGGATACTCTACATTTAGATTTGACGTTACAAAGACTCTGAAATTTGGAGAGATGAATGATTTAGAGGTTAGGGTAGACAATACCGTATTTGACGATGTTTATCCTCAAATGGCTGACTTTACCTTCTACGGTGGATTATACAGAGATGTAAATCTGGTAATTACAAACCCCATTCATTTTGATTTAATGGATTACGGTTCACAGGGGATATATATAATCCAAAAGAATGTCACGGATGAAGTTGCAGAGCTTGAGGTAAGGACTAGGATTTCAAATGACAGCGATGAAGACAAAAAGGTAAGGATTTGGATAGACATAAATGACGCAGATGGTCAAAAGGTTATATATGGAGCAAAAGAAGTCATCTTATCTCCTAAGGAGACTAAAACAGAGAGTCTAGATATAAAGATAGAAAAACCAAAGCTTTGGGATGGTAAAAAAGACGCTCATATGTATAAAGGCGTTTGCTCTTTGACAGCTTATAACGATACCATAGATAGCTTGGAGATACCATTTGGAACTAGGTATTTTCATGTGGATGCTGAAAAAGGATTTTTCTTAAATGGCAAGCATCTGCCTTTAAACGGCGTTTCAAGGCATCAGGACAGAAAGGACATGGGCTGGGCCATAACAAGTAAAGAGCAGGATGAGGACATGGCTCTTATAAAAGAGGTTGGAGCAACCTCCATAAGGCTTGCCCACTATCAGCATAACCAATACTTTTACGATTTGTGCGACAGAGAAGGCATGATCGTATGGGCAGAGATTCCCTTTATATCTATCATGTCTAAAACAGAGACTGAAGGGATCAACCCTAAGCTGCAGCTTAAAGAGCTCATAAGGCAAAATTTCAACCACCCTTCAATAATGTTCTGGGGTGTGCAAAACGAGATACAAATAGGTGGGGACAGGCCGGAAGTCAGAAAAGTGGTAAAAGAGCTTAATGAAATTGCCAAGGCCGAGGATCCAACTAGGCTTACTACCATGGCTAATGTAATGTTCGTAGAGGATGAAGATGAGTATAACTTCATCACCGACACTGTGGGCTACAACAAATATTACGGGTGGTATACGGGAAAGACTGAAGATTTTGGACCATGGATTGATGAGTTTCACAAGAAAAATCCAGGAGTAAAGCTTGGAATCTCAGAATACGGGTCTGAAGGGATCATCCAGTACCACAACGATGACCCAAAAGTAAAAGACTACAGCGAGGAATACCATGCCCTCTACCATGAGACAGTTTGGAAGATTTTTAAAGATAGGCCTTTTCTATGGTCTACTTACGTTTGGAACATGTTTGACTTCGGAGCAAACATAAGAGACGAAGGCGGGGTAAAGGGAAGAAACAACAAAGGGTTAGTTACCTATGACAGAAAGATAAAAAAAGATGCCTTCTATCTTTACAAAGCTTATTGGTCTGAAGAAAAGTTCGTTCATATAGCAGGCAAAAGATACGTGGACAGACCCGGAAGAAAGATGGATGTAAAGGTATATTCAAACTGCGACAAGGTAAGCCTTGCCTTTAACGGAGTAGAGATTTCCTTTGATGAAAAAGACGAAAAGATCTTTATATTTAAAAACATTGAGCTAAAAGACGGATATAACATAATAAAGGCAGTAGCTGTTGAGGGTGAAAACAAATATACAGACACTGGGGTGTTTAACAGAGTTGACAGCATAAATGAAAGCTACCAAGCGCCGGAGCAATCGGGTGGAGTAGTTGCAAATTGGTTTGAGACCCCGAATCTTGATGATGTGGAAATCGAAGATATCGAAATAAGCGATGCCTTCTACTCTACGAACTGTTCCTTTGGTGAGCTCTTTGAAAATCCTGAAACCAAAAAGATAATGGATAGGTTTTTCCCGGGATTTGAAGATCATCCGATGTTTGGGATGGCTCAGGGAATGAAAATCGATCAGATAGCAGAAATGGCACCTGAAAAATTTGATGATAAGCTTCTGTATTCGCTAAATAAAGAGCTAATAAAGATAAAAAAATAA
- a CDS encoding AraC family transcriptional regulator, with translation MDIKDNSLNTSLQGLVNSLHSVSKIDVRFYDMDFDLAVFQVGGAIPEALSLDNIDLEHMKRSLISERDICCYYINSFRLEYVASGYYHQGALAGFLVVGPFLSLIPDLSFISDIIYKNKFPVSERNALRQFYQSLSVLSNNDINALSYAVSNMTAKEASPPKVAIADVSTPFKTVEALKDKVEENNAIVEARYEHEKRFLDSITMGDLDKVKDLNKKSAIFFSIPDRIPNDPTRSFKNLLFVLNTLCRTAARKGGVNPIYIHNLSEKFAIMIEKAPNLPFLKQLSEIIPIEYCELVQSHSTSGYSPIVRQAIDYINLNLESSLNLTEIADTIPANPSHLSRKFKAETGHTVTEYINLQRIKEAKLLLEQNDMSITDVAFIVGFNDLNYFTRVFKKMTQITPSQYAKTKNATET, from the coding sequence ATGGATATTAAAGACAATAGCTTAAACACATCCTTGCAAGGACTGGTAAATTCCCTGCATTCAGTCTCAAAAATAGATGTTCGTTTTTATGACATGGATTTTGATCTTGCCGTATTTCAAGTAGGGGGGGCAATTCCAGAAGCTCTCAGTTTAGACAACATTGACTTGGAGCACATGAAAAGATCCTTAATCTCCGAAAGAGATATCTGTTGCTACTACATAAACTCATTTCGGTTAGAATACGTTGCTTCAGGCTACTACCACCAAGGCGCTTTGGCCGGTTTTTTAGTTGTCGGTCCATTTCTATCATTGATTCCAGATTTAAGCTTTATAAGCGATATAATATATAAGAACAAATTTCCGGTTAGCGAAAGAAATGCTCTCCGGCAGTTTTATCAATCACTATCAGTACTTAGCAACAACGACATAAACGCTCTTTCTTATGCTGTTTCCAATATGACCGCTAAAGAAGCCTCGCCTCCCAAGGTGGCAATAGCTGATGTTTCAACGCCATTTAAAACCGTAGAAGCACTGAAGGATAAAGTGGAGGAGAATAATGCAATAGTAGAGGCTCGGTATGAACACGAAAAGCGATTCCTTGACTCAATCACCATGGGAGATTTGGATAAAGTTAAAGATTTAAATAAAAAATCAGCAATTTTTTTCTCGATTCCGGACAGGATTCCAAACGACCCTACTCGCTCATTTAAGAACCTGCTATTTGTTTTAAACACCCTTTGCCGTACGGCTGCCAGAAAAGGGGGAGTCAATCCAATATACATTCACAACCTGTCGGAAAAGTTTGCGATCATGATTGAAAAGGCCCCAAATCTGCCTTTTTTAAAGCAGCTCTCCGAGATCATACCCATCGAATACTGCGAACTGGTACAAAGCCATTCTACTTCCGGCTACAGTCCTATTGTAAGACAAGCTATAGACTATATAAACCTAAACCTTGAAAGCAGCCTTAATTTAACCGAAATTGCCGATACCATACCGGCAAACCCTTCTCACCTATCGAGAAAGTTCAAGGCAGAAACAGGACACACCGTAACTGAATACATAAACCTGCAGAGGATTAAAGAAGCCAAGCTTCTACTTGAACAAAATGACATGTCAATTACAGACGTCGCTTTTATAGTAGGCTTTAACGATCTAAACTACTTCACCAGGGTCTTTAAAAAGATGACTCAAATTACCCCATCACAATATGCAAAGACTAAAAACGCCACTGAAACCTAG
- a CDS encoding AraC family transcriptional regulator translates to MKGWIKQMNNPQEFPLYNKPIPKIYVEEGLNLLYFSDEKPGSFFLHSHDFIEVMFVLEGKISISAEGARYPVDKGSIVIVPKGLLHCTIVEEQSLKYERFVLHIDPKYIESIIGNYKIESNRFDFLNEPCVRECSQESRWRLRGLLDRIFYAGERKEEVGRALLQCHTMELMITFLDIMNRDKRSRIAMKNPEVGQIIEYINKNFTDPALDMSIITSQVYLSPGYIARLFKEYTGTTIYNFLMQKRLDHAKELIKEGWMVTHACMECGFTDYTSFLKAFKKAYRITPKEYQKKHRPQNATEH, encoded by the coding sequence TTGAAAGGTTGGATAAAGCAGATGAATAATCCACAAGAATTTCCATTATACAATAAACCAATTCCAAAAATATACGTTGAGGAAGGTTTGAATTTGCTGTATTTTTCTGATGAAAAGCCAGGCAGCTTCTTTCTCCACAGTCACGATTTTATAGAGGTGATGTTCGTGCTTGAGGGCAAGATATCCATATCTGCAGAAGGTGCAAGGTATCCGGTGGACAAAGGAAGCATAGTCATCGTGCCCAAAGGTCTTTTACACTGCACGATCGTAGAGGAGCAGAGCTTAAAGTATGAGCGATTCGTGCTGCATATAGACCCAAAATATATAGAGAGCATAATCGGAAATTACAAGATAGAGTCAAATCGTTTTGATTTTTTAAATGAACCCTGTGTTCGTGAATGCAGTCAAGAGAGCAGATGGAGGCTTAGGGGTTTATTGGATAGGATCTTCTATGCCGGCGAGCGAAAGGAAGAAGTGGGGCGAGCCCTTCTTCAGTGCCATACAATGGAGCTTATGATAACTTTTTTAGATATCATGAACAGGGACAAAAGATCTAGAATTGCAATGAAAAATCCTGAGGTAGGGCAGATAATAGAGTATATAAATAAAAATTTTACAGACCCGGCACTAGATATGAGCATCATAACGTCCCAGGTATATCTGAGCCCGGGATATATAGCAAGACTTTTTAAGGAGTATACAGGAACTACAATCTATAATTTTCTTATGCAAAAGAGGCTTGATCATGCCAAAGAGCTTATAAAAGAAGGGTGGATGGTAACTCATGCCTGCATGGAGTGCGGATTTACCGATTATACCTCGTTTTTAAAGGCCTTTAAAAAGGCTTACAGGATAACGCCTAAGGAATACCAAAAAAAACACCGACCCCAAAACGCCACTGAACACTAG
- a CDS encoding TRAP transporter substrate-binding protein, with product MKINKKLLAIGLIGLMLTGTFTGCGGSSNDTQDNGDQGSYEGSYNLEEVENRQISIVDRMGENHIMGRTQIKFAETIEELSGGKITHVKYLSGEIETGGTHIRDMFSDGIVDSARGQLELMDYYGYKKGSVFGLPYMIADRDHFWNFADSDLGQEVLDDINSQGWGLVALSYIEEGARHFFTTSDMDSYHDLAGRKIRVQPSDIYVNLVETFGGSATPIAWPEVYGALSTGVVDGAENPYSGYQASLLNEVAPYILEDGHIFAGGFLAVSEKLWNDLSDTEKEIFMEAAQVASDYNREQNQTDEENIKARLIEEGVKIIELTEEEKEEIFEMVQPMYEKFAADYLDLIEEIRALR from the coding sequence ATGAAAATCAACAAAAAACTATTGGCAATTGGCCTTATCGGCTTAATGCTAACCGGAACATTTACAGGATGCGGTGGTTCATCTAACGACACTCAGGATAATGGAGACCAGGGTTCTTACGAGGGAAGCTACAACCTAGAAGAAGTAGAAAACAGACAAATCTCAATTGTAGACAGAATGGGCGAAAATCACATCATGGGTCGTACTCAGATTAAATTTGCCGAAACCATTGAAGAGCTAAGCGGCGGAAAGATCACCCACGTAAAGTACCTAAGCGGTGAAATCGAAACAGGCGGAACCCATATCAGAGACATGTTCTCAGACGGCATAGTCGATTCTGCCAGAGGGCAGCTTGAACTTATGGATTACTACGGATACAAAAAAGGAAGCGTTTTTGGACTTCCATACATGATAGCCGACAGGGATCACTTCTGGAACTTTGCTGATTCAGACCTTGGACAGGAAGTTTTAGATGACATCAATTCTCAAGGTTGGGGACTGGTAGCATTAAGCTACATAGAAGAAGGTGCCCGTCACTTCTTTACTACAAGCGACATGGACTCTTACCACGATCTTGCAGGTAGAAAAATAAGAGTTCAACCATCAGACATTTATGTAAACCTCGTTGAAACTTTCGGTGGATCAGCTACTCCTATCGCATGGCCTGAGGTTTACGGAGCATTATCTACAGGCGTAGTAGACGGAGCAGAAAATCCTTATTCCGGATATCAGGCAAGCCTTTTAAACGAAGTCGCGCCATACATACTTGAAGACGGACATATATTTGCAGGCGGGTTTTTAGCAGTAAGTGAAAAGCTTTGGAACGACTTAAGCGATACTGAAAAAGAAATCTTTATGGAAGCCGCCCAAGTGGCCAGTGATTACAACAGAGAGCAAAACCAGACTGACGAAGAAAACATTAAAGCAAGACTTATAGAAGAAGGCGTCAAAATCATTGAGCTTACCGAAGAAGAAAAAGAAGAAATTTTTGAAATGGTTCAGCCAATGTATGAAAAATTTGCAGCAGACTACTTGGATTTAATCGAAGAAATCCGCGCACTTAGATAA
- a CDS encoding TRAP transporter small permease, with protein sequence MSIEKGIDRLFKIINVVCRLLLLTIFIVMWVVVFGRYLLNKTPIWGEELVLLALVWLGMLSGADALRNDLHIKITIIDKYVSTKFLSVQEVIYDILITAVSAALLYYAVVATANTTDINYMGLKISEAFAYAAMPAGYGLFLVVKFEKYYKKFKNRLKHKEAN encoded by the coding sequence ATGTCCATCGAAAAGGGAATCGATCGTCTCTTCAAAATCATAAACGTCGTATGCCGTCTCTTATTGCTCACTATCTTCATAGTTATGTGGGTGGTCGTGTTCGGTCGCTACTTACTCAACAAGACTCCTATCTGGGGGGAAGAGCTGGTTTTGCTGGCACTTGTTTGGCTTGGAATGCTAAGCGGCGCTGATGCTCTTAGAAACGACCTTCATATCAAGATTACGATCATTGACAAGTACGTATCTACAAAGTTCTTATCCGTTCAGGAAGTAATATACGACATCTTAATTACAGCAGTGTCTGCAGCACTTCTTTACTACGCTGTTGTAGCTACTGCAAATACTACGGACATTAATTATATGGGTCTGAAGATTTCAGAAGCCTTTGCATATGCAGCTATGCCTGCAGGCTACGGATTGTTCTTGGTCGTAAAGTTTGAAAAGTATTATAAAAAATTTAAAAATCGTTTGAAGCACAAGGAGGCAAATTGA
- a CDS encoding TRAP transporter large permease, with product MDTQTIGILMLLGIFLFLLFMRMEILFSILIASVCTMLYLELPLSIVITRGLATIRSYGMLAIPLFIIAGEVLSDGSLSEKIIEFVEALIGWVRGGMAMVNIAASTFFGGISGSPLADISSLGTVLIPMMKKQGYDEEFATNITITSAQQGLMIPPSHNMIIYAMAAGGVASVSKLFLAGIVPGLLLALVLMIYSFYCAIKRGYPKGEPFNFIKLVKTFFSSFWGLMTLVIIIVGATTGVFTATESAAIAILWALFVTTFIYRDMTPKRFWDLLGRCVITVSRLLIVMGVSASFGFIIAFLRVPQMLSGLIYNFTENPVVIMLIINLILILLGMIMDMGSILIITTPIFLPIAMSIGVDPVHFGIIMIFNLAIGMMTPPVGGALMVGHLISGVKLERMYVTLIPFFIIMGVTLIVITFFPAIVMTLPNLIS from the coding sequence ATGGATACTCAAACTATTGGCATATTGATGCTCTTAGGCATTTTTTTATTTTTGCTCTTCATGCGCATGGAAATCTTATTTTCGATACTGATTGCCAGCGTGTGCACCATGCTGTACTTGGAATTACCCCTATCAATAGTGATAACAAGGGGCCTTGCTACGATACGCTCTTACGGCATGCTTGCGATACCTCTATTCATCATCGCCGGAGAGGTCTTGTCTGACGGCAGCCTATCGGAAAAGATCATAGAATTTGTTGAAGCTTTGATTGGATGGGTCCGGGGAGGCATGGCCATGGTAAATATAGCTGCCAGTACTTTTTTTGGCGGAATTTCCGGTTCTCCACTGGCCGACATATCTTCTTTGGGAACTGTGCTCATACCTATGATGAAAAAACAGGGGTATGACGAAGAATTCGCCACCAACATTACCATAACCAGTGCTCAGCAAGGACTTATGATCCCTCCAAGCCACAATATGATAATCTACGCAATGGCTGCAGGAGGCGTGGCATCGGTCAGCAAGCTTTTTCTTGCAGGCATAGTTCCCGGGCTGCTGTTGGCACTTGTCCTTATGATTTATTCTTTTTACTGTGCGATCAAAAGAGGCTATCCTAAAGGCGAACCATTTAACTTTATTAAATTGGTAAAAACCTTTTTCTCTTCTTTTTGGGGACTTATGACCTTGGTAATCATCATCGTTGGTGCCACTACAGGGGTCTTCACCGCTACTGAATCAGCTGCAATAGCTATCTTATGGGCGCTGTTCGTAACTACATTTATCTATAGGGACATGACACCCAAGCGTTTTTGGGATCTTTTAGGCAGGTGCGTAATCACTGTCTCCAGATTGCTTATCGTCATGGGGGTTTCTGCAAGCTTCGGCTTCATCATAGCTTTTTTAAGGGTCCCACAAATGCTTTCAGGGCTTATATATAACTTTACCGAAAACCCTGTAGTAATAATGCTTATAATCAACCTGATTTTAATACTTTTAGGAATGATCATGGACATGGGTTCAATTCTTATCATAACGACGCCGATATTCTTGCCTATCGCCATGAGCATAGGGGTCGATCCCGTCCATTTTGGAATCATAATGATCTTCAACCTGGCTATCGGAATGATGACTCCACCTGTAGGAGGAGCTCTTATGGTAGGTCATTTGATATCCGGAGTGAAGCTGGAACGAATGTACGTAACTCTTATACCATTTTTTATAATAATGGGAGTAACCCTTATTGTAATAACATTTTTCCCTGCAATCGTCATGACATTGCCTAACTTGATTTCGTGA
- a CDS encoding amidohydrolase family protein, with the protein MNKKIDIHLHVAYDGLDGFFEPYYFADGKTMKQYMEDNDIDHGLILSGGENSGHFSQNIDACALAHKYPETFSWLCNIDVTNQKDLVERLTHYKALNAKGVGEFTANYRIDDPKVEAVLSACQELELPFLFHMSPKPGFNYGIVDKPGLPLLEKALIKFPKLTIVGHSQPFWYEIGGDMPMDYETRNEYPTGQVKPGGRLPELLEKYPNLYGDLSANSGGNAIIRDPEFGYAFLERFQDQLMFGTDMVNTDMHFPLGSFLDEALEKSKISKDAYEKICFKNAQRVFNLNY; encoded by the coding sequence ATGAATAAAAAGATAGACATACATCTTCATGTGGCTTATGACGGACTGGATGGATTTTTTGAACCTTACTACTTTGCAGATGGAAAAACCATGAAACAGTACATGGAAGACAACGATATAGATCATGGATTGATTCTTTCCGGCGGAGAAAATTCCGGTCATTTCAGCCAAAACATCGACGCTTGCGCTCTAGCCCACAAATACCCTGAAACCTTTTCCTGGCTGTGCAACATAGATGTAACAAATCAAAAGGATCTCGTAGAGAGGCTTACCCATTATAAGGCTTTAAATGCCAAAGGCGTAGGAGAGTTTACCGCTAACTATAGGATAGACGACCCTAAAGTCGAAGCTGTCTTGTCTGCTTGCCAAGAACTTGAGCTTCCTTTTCTCTTTCACATGAGCCCAAAGCCCGGCTTTAATTACGGAATAGTTGACAAACCTGGTCTTCCTCTCTTGGAAAAGGCATTGATAAAGTTTCCTAAGCTAACTATAGTCGGGCATTCTCAGCCCTTTTGGTATGAAATAGGGGGAGACATGCCTATGGACTATGAGACTCGAAACGAGTATCCTACCGGACAAGTAAAGCCTGGCGGCAGGCTTCCGGAGCTTTTGGAAAAATACCCAAACCTCTATGGAGATCTATCTGCCAACAGCGGCGGAAACGCAATAATTCGAGATCCTGAGTTTGGCTATGCTTTCCTTGAAAGGTTTCAGGATCAGCTGATGTTCGGCACAGATATGGTAAATACGGATATGCACTTCCCCTTAGGAAGCTTTTTGGATGAAGCTCTGGAAAAGAGTAAAATATCCAAGGATGCTTATGAGAAGATCTGTTTTAAAAATGCTCAAAGGGTGTTTAATCTAAATTACTAA